Proteins co-encoded in one Setaria viridis chromosome 9, Setaria_viridis_v4.0, whole genome shotgun sequence genomic window:
- the LOC117840701 gene encoding LOW QUALITY PROTEIN: pentatricopeptide repeat-containing protein At5g61370, mitochondrial (The sequence of the model RefSeq protein was modified relative to this genomic sequence to represent the inferred CDS: deleted 2 bases in 1 codon), which produces MAMRRLTAAALTPRALPPCRRALCSGAPLGPELDAAVRDVVCSGSGSLDEVGSRLDRLGVAVSPALVGRVIDSCRESGGVGSGRRLLRFLAWCRSKDPGALGEGALDRAIGVLARAGDLTAMRIAIADVEKDGRRMAPETFTTVVEALVDAGNEDEAVRLFRGLERQKLLPERGDSVRGDGVWSSSLATVQALCKRGHAREAQGVVWHHKSELSVEPMVSIVERSLLHGWCVHGNAKEARRVLDEMKSAGVPLGLPSFNDFLHCVCHRNLKFNPSALVPEAMDILAEMRSYGVAPAASSFNILLSCLGRARRVKEAYRILYLMIEGKAGCSPDWVSYYLVVRVLYLTGRIIRGKRLVHAMLENGVLPTAKFFHGLIGVLCGTEQVDHALDMFRLMESCELVDTHIYDLLIEKLCRNGRFELGRELWDDATKSGLVLGCSEDLLDPLKTEVFRPACPAQRLSPQSYKRLTQRKKITAVGAKEHCYHSLKEEVGSVALFKCLLYFMDNSQDQEHDFGVLLKQGAEGRVFVSTFVGRKCVIKERFSKKYRHPLLDAKLTLKRLNAEARCMTKARRLGVPTPVLYAVDPLLHTLTFEYVDGLSVKDILLGFGSNGVNEERLNDIATQIGNAIGKLHDGGLVHGDLTTSNMIIKNSNNQLVLIDFGLSFTSTIPEDKAVDLYVLERALISMHSSCGDVMEKILAAYRKSSKQWCSTQNKLAQVRQRGRKRTMVG; this is translated from the exons ATGGCGATGAGGAGAttgacggcggcggccctcACTCCGCGCGCCCTTCCTCCGTGCCGCCGCGCTCTCTGCTCCGGCGCGCCGCTGGGCCCGGAGCTGGACGCGGCGGTGCGCGACGTCGTGTGCTCCGGGTCCGGGAGCCTCGACGAGGTGGGGAGCAGGCTGGACCGGCTGGgcgtggccgtatcgccggcCCTGGTCGGGCGCGTGATCGACTCGTGCCgggagagcggcggcgtcggctcGGGCAGGAGGCTCCTGCGTTTCCTGGCGTGGTGCCGGTCCAAGGACCCCGGGGCGTTGGGGGAGGGAGCGCTCGATAGGGCGATTGGGGTGCTCGCACGGGCTGGGGACCTAACCGCGATGCGAATTGCCATTGCTGATGTGGAGAAGGATGGCCGAAGGATGGCTCCGGAGACCTTTACCACCGTGGTCGAGGCCCTTGTCGATGCGGGGAATGAGGATGAGGCGGTCCGGCTGTTCAGAGGCCTGGAGAGGCAGAAATTGCTTCCTGAGCGCGGTGACAGTGTCAGAGGAGATGGCGTATGGTCGAGCAGCCTTGCCACGGTTCAGGCATTGTGTAAGAGGGGCCACGCCCGCGAGGCGCAGGGTGTGGTGTGGCACCACAAGAGCGAACTATCGGTAGAGCCTATGGTTAGCATTGTTGAACGTAGCCTTCTCCATGGTTGGTGCGTTCATGGGAACGCTAAGGAGGCTCGGAGAGTCCTTGATGAGATGAAATCTGCAGGCGTTCCGTTGGGCTTGCCATCGTTCAATGATTTTCTCCATTGTGTGTGCCATAGAAACCTCAAGTTCAATCCCTCTGCCCTTGTTCCGGAGGCTATGGATATATTAGCAGAGATGAGGTCCTATGGTGTTGCCCCAGCTGCTTCTAGCTTCAACATATTACTTTCATGTTTAGGCCGAGCAAGAAGAGTGAAAGAAGCTTATAGAATCTTGTACCTGATGATAGAAGGAAAGGCAGGGTGCTCACCTGACTGGGTTAGCTACTATCTTGTGGTTAGGGTCCTCTATTTGACTGGGAGAATCATTAGAGGGAAAAGGCTTGTACATGCCATGCTTGAAAATGGGGTGCTTCCAACTGCTAAGTTTTTCCATGGCCTTATAGGTGTCCTTTGTGGAACTGAGCAAGTTGACCATGCTCTTGATATGTTCAGACTCATGGAAAGTTGTGAGTTAGTGGACACTCATATATACGACCTCCTTATAGAAAAGCTTTGTAGGAATGGTAGATTTGAGCTTGGAAGAGAGCTCTGGGATGATGCTACAAAGAGTGGCCTTGTGTTAGGATGCTCAGAGGATCTGTTGGATCCCTTGAAGACAGAGGTATTCAGACCAGCTTGTCCAGCACAAAGATTAAGTCCTCAGAGCTATAAGCGTCTGACACAAAGAAAGAAGATTACTGCTGTTGGAGC AAAAGAACACTGCTACCACAGCCTCAAGGAAGAAGTAGGGAGTGTAG CTTTGTTCAAGTGCTTGTTATACTTCATGGATAATTCTCAGGATCAAGAACATGATTTTGGTGTATTGCTGAAGCAGGGGGCAGAAGGG AGGGTATTTGTTTCAACATTTGTGGGACGGAAATGTGTAATCAAAGAGCGCTTTTCGAAGAAGTACCGGCACCCATTGTTGGATGCAAAGTTGACTCTAAAGCGCTTAAATGCT GAAGCTCGGTGCATGACAAAAGCAAGACGGCTTGGTGTTCCTACCCCAGTTCTTTATGCTGTGGATCCGCTTCTGCATACTTTGACCTTTGAGTATGTGGATGGTTTGTCTGTCAAGGATATACTTCTTGGGTTTGGTTCAAATGGGGTTAATGAGGAACGTCTGAATGATATTGCCACACAGATAGGGAATGCAATCGGGAAACTACATGATGGAGGCCTGGTTCATGGTGATTTGACCACGTCAAACATGATAATCAAGAACAGCAACAATCAATTG GTTCTTATTGATTTTGGTCTGAGCTTCACATCAACAATCCCCGAGGACAAAGCGGTGGACCTATATGTGCTAGAGAGAGCTTTGATTTCGATGCATTCATCCTGTGGGGATGTG ATGGAGAAGATCCTGGCGGCGTACAGAAAGTCTTCGAAGCAGTGGTGCTCCACCCAGAACAAGCTGGCTCAAG TGAGGCAACGGGGCAGGAAGCGCACGATGGTCGGATAA